TACTTAATATTTCCATTTCATTTTTAGTACCAGTTATATCATTAACTAAATCAGCCAAATCAAAGTTGTTTGACATTTGTGGTTGAACTATAGCTATAAACAGAATATTATCAGATGAAACACCTGAATAAATCACAGAAAAACTACTTATGTTGTCTTCTAAAAATTGTCTTTTCTCATCTATCCATTTTCTATCAGATTCTTCTATATCAAGACTATCAAAAACTTTACCTATAATATGAGCTTTTATAATATTTTCATGTGTAGGCGTCTTTTCTGCTTTTGAAGCTGCTTCATTGAATTCATTAATTTTTTCATTAGTAAACTTTTCTATTTCACTGGCATTTATATTGTCATTATATTGTTGTACGCTTAATTTCCAATAGCTGATACCATTAATTTTAATAGTTAAAGGGAATCTTGATTCTTCTGTCTCTTCTAAATCATTCAAAGAATAATTTAGTTCTTCTGGAGTGACTAATACGATTTCCTTAACTTTTCTATTATCTTGTTGTTCGTTTTCACCAGATGGTACTTCTGTATCTAAAATGTGTTTTGTATCTATTGTTAGAGTAAGAAAGTTATCATTAAAAATAACCCATTTACCAGAATAGTCTACAATTTCCCTATCTTTGTCATATTGACTATACTGAAATCGAAAAGTACCATCTTCATTGAATGTGTACATGTCATTATATCCATCTCCTAATTGATTACTTGCATGCCACATACCTATTAATATTCTGCTATAATCAACCTTTTCATCAGCCGATTCTTCTTCATCCTTCTTATTATCATTGTTATTAGTCTTATTTTGCTCTAAAGATATATCAGAATCTTCTATCCCTGTACCATTTACTCCTTTATTTTCTGTTGAAAAATACACTATAGCTCCAATTATTACAACCAAAACTATGCAACTAATAAGCCCAACATATTGCTTTTTCATTTTACTCTCCTTTCAGAAATCTAATCATGGGTATAAAATTTATACCTATTATAATATTTCTCACTCTCGTATTTATCTTTAAAATAAAGACCATTACTTATTGAGGAACTTCCTCCTGCTTGAGCTAGATAAACTCCTTTTTCAGAATTATAATCGCTACCGTCAGGTGTAGGACGAACAACTTGTACGTGTCCTATACTAGGAGATTCATCAATACATGAAATAGTCGTATATCCCTCATTAGCTCTTTTTTGAGCTTCTTCAGGTGTTATCTCTTTCCATCCATAGTTTTCTCCTTGAGCATCTAACCAAATGGCTAATCTATTAGCATTTAGCTCTGTAGCTGTAGCATTCTTTTCATCTTGATATAAGATATATCCTTTCTTCAAATTACGTCCTATAGCTTTTCCTGTAGCATCTTCTAAATTCCCTTTTTGATTTATCTCTACAAATCTAGGTAATTCTACACCCATTGCTATAGAGATATCCCAAGCATAGATATTACAATATGTAGCACCACCTCTAGGTACATACCTTGGATTAGACTCTACATTGAATTGATCTATCAATTTATTATATGCTTCAGGTGTTCTTGGTCCTGAATTATAAGTATATTTCGGTTTTACTGCATTCCATGAAGTAGTATCAACCATATTATAATTGGAGTTGGTGTTAATTTTAGTTTCTTGTTGATTATGATGATTATCATCTATATTGTGTTGTTCGTTGGTAATCATAGATTCCCAAGGTTTTGTTTTATAATACGTATAAAAATTAATATCCCTTTGGTCTTTTTCTGTCCTATATCTGTCAATATTACTCCATGTATTATATCCCGAATATGTTGCTCTTGGAATATTGGATTCATTACGTTTTACTGCTTCATTATATCTATTGAGAGCAACATCTAGACCACATCTTACATTGTACTCCCAATCATTTCTAATATGTTCAAAATCATATTTATCACTCCAAGATTTATCATTAAGCTGCATTATTCCCCAGTCAGTAGATGTGACTTTACCATTTTTATTCTTATTTTCATTTGCATTAGCTAAGTTATCCCCTTCATATTGAGTCATTCTACTTTCTGTCCATGCTATTGCAAGCCCAATATCTTTTGGAAGTCCTATTTCATCACAGTACTGTTCTATATAGTTTACAATCTCATCATAACTAGGATTACCATATTTTCTTGTACTGTTTTCAACTTTAGGTTTTTCTTGTACTTTATCTTGCACTTTATCTTGCACTTTATCTTTCACTTTTTCTTCTTCTGGTTTATTAACTACTATGGGTTCTGCTTTGACAAATAAATATTCCCATGTTGTTTCTCCAACTTTTCCTTCATATTCTCCAAAATTCCATAACTTATTATTTTCTTTGAATTTAGTTATTGCTTCTAACGTTCTATCTCCAAAATAACCATCTTCAGCTAATGGTTTTCCCCTTGAGTCTCTATAACCTAATTCATTTAACCTTTGCTGCATAAGCTTTACATATTCATTATATTTGTTATTATCATAAGTTAGAATACCTTCAAGTTTTGGCATGGAAATCAACACGTCTTCTTGTTTTGGCTGTTTATTAGTTATGACTTCATCACTGTCTTTATCAAAAAAGTCTATTAAATGCGCTATACTCGATTTTATAGTAGATTGAATTACCCCAAAAATATCAGCAATTTTATTACTTAAACTTAAATAATATTCTTCAATTTTATCTGTTAAATCAATTATATCAGCTTTTGGTTCTTCATTTATTTCGTTAAAACTATCCATAAGTTTTTTTTCAACATCTGCATATGCTGTTATAGCTTGGTTGATAAATTCTGATGTTCTGTTTATACTTTTCTCTAGATTATTTATCTCCCTACATAGATTTCGAAGTTTCCCATCTATATTTTGCCTATATTTAACATCACTATCTAAACCAGTTCTTATAGATGCTAACTTATTACCAACACCACTAACTCTGTTAGAGATATTTTGTATATTAGATATTTTATCTCCTAAACCTTCCATATTTACACTTATATTATTCATACTCTTCTCCTTCATTTTATCAAATTTTTTTAATTATTGCTACATCTTAATAACCAATAATGATTTATATGATGTATTAAAATTTAATTATGAATATATTTCTTGATAGATTTCCCATATGGTTATGAAGCTTTCATTTAGATTCCTATTTAATTCATTTAATTTGTTCTCATACTCATTAATAATATTATCTGATTGATTTTTATCATTACTATTAACTATATTCTTTGAAGTTATAATTTCTTTATATGCTGTTACTGTCTGTTCTACTATTTTTTTGGTCACGTATAAATCATCTTCTAATTGTAGAATTTCTTGGCTTAGTTTATGAATTTCATTATTAATGTTATCTATAGTCCAATTATTAGTATTATTTACAGTCAATTTTTCGTCATCAGAATAACTCATTTTGGGAGACATAGGCTTTAATTCTATTACTTTTTCATCTATGTCTTCAACACGCTTTGTTATACTAGACATAATTTATTCCTCCTAATTTTTATTAATTGCATATAATTAATACAGCTAAATTGTAATTGATATAGTAAATGAGTATTTACCCTTATAGTATATATTCTTTATGATTTTTTCAACAAATCCTGACGAAATGCATGTTTTATGGGATGAAATGCATTAAATCAATTATTTTGTGTTTTATTCGATAATAATATTGTTAATATAAGAACTCCAATCACTGTTATTTTTTAGTAATTGGAGTTCTTATATTTCAATAACTTTGAGTTGCTGTATTATGTTGTATTAGTACTAGTTCATAAAAGTAATCAAATGCGGCATCTTCATTGCTTAGTTCTTTAATAATATAGTGACCTGTTCTTTCTGTAGTTTTAAATATTTTCCAGACTCCATCATCATGGACACACCCCATTACAAATGATGCATCTGTAATTAAATTTAACTCAATATTATAATTTCCTATATTTAATTGATTTCCTTTGTATTTTTCTATAAATTCAGCTTTAGTCATAATTAACTCCTAAACACATTCAACCCTATCATCAGCTAAAAATGCATACGTCTTAAGCTCATATGCGTCAGTTATATCTTTCTTATCAACTTTTAAAGAGTAATAACCATCTATTTTACTATCTTTAAAATATCAAAACCTTTAATTAATCAAAAGACATTTTACTAATCTTCTCACCTAAGACACGAATAGTATTTTTGTCACCATCATATCTGTCTAAAAACAAATCGATAGCAATACGTAAATAGTTTTGAAAGACTTTGTTATCTACAATAACTTCTTTTTCATTAACATAAACCATGACTCCTGATTCAAAGTACTCTTCATCCCAAATTTCGAACGAATTAGAAAAGAATATTCCTTTAATTCCATCAGAGTATCCTGTTCTTTCACTAATATATCCAATAACCTTCACAAAATCACTCTTGGACATAAAGTAGAAAAAATCTATAAGGACAAAATTCTCCTTAATTTGGGGAAAATATGAATAATATTTATTAACTTCCATAAATGCCTCCTAACTTATTTATTCCAGTCAAACACAGGGTAAAATGATTTTATTTCTCCTGTTGCATCATCTACCCAACCTTCAAATTTCAAACCATTTAAAGCTGTTCCTTTAACATATTTTTGACCACCATCTGTTACAATTGGAGTCACATCATTTAATGCTTCTCCAGCCCATTTAATGATGTCATCATTAGATATCTTACTTGGGTCATATACTGTCTTCTTATATGTAGTTGAAGTCCATTTATCAGCTTCATATACACCTTGATAATTTTTTGCCCCAACTTTGTATTCAATATCATAAATACCATCTATCCCCGAATGAGATGTTTTCTTCACCTCTTTATACGGCATTTGTACATCATCAAAATACTTCTTGAACATGTCATAATTATGTCCACCACTCACTCCATTTCTCTTGCTGAAAAATTCAACTTTGTCAGTAAGGTGTGTTAATGATTTTTTGCTAAATAGATTACTTGTACCATTAACTAACTTATTAAATTTCTTAATCTTCTCATCAGGCAAATCATCAATGTCTATTCTATATATAATTCCTTCTGGTGTCACTACTTCAAAATACTCTTTTGTTCTAGTAATGCTTCTAATAAGGTCTGGTAATTCATCTAACTTAGCAGCTATTATCTTATTTAGTCGTTTTGTTGTCTGCATTACTCCTTTTATAGCTTTTTTAAATCCACCACTTTTAACGAATTTTACTATACTTGCGGCAGTTTCTCCACCTTCAATTGCTGCACATAGGACTTCCCCTATCAAACTACCTATCATACATCCTTTATCAAAAGGTTCCGCTTCATTATATGTATTCTTCCATTCTTCTATAGCCTGAGTTATCATCATCTTTAATGCATCTCGATATTCTTCATATACTATAGCTTTTGCCATAAATGCTGCAAAAACCTTGAGTTGAGCTGGATCTTTAATAATACTATATATTCCTTCAATAGTATCTATAACTGTTTTTAATGGCGCTACAGATATTCCCCAAAACAACCCCACTCGAAATTCTTGTCCCTGTTCTTTAGCACTAGAACCATATGTAAGTCTAGCCCAAGTATAGAAGTTATTTCTTTTTACTTCTTCTGGAAAATTCCAATGATTAATTTCATTCAAGGCATCTAATGGATAATAGTATTTAGCATAGTATTCATAGGCAGCTGAACTTTCGTATTTATTTTCATTAGTTATTATACCAAGTTCATCATCTTTAAGTGGAATAGGAGGAATGTTTTCATAGTATTCTTCAGGTAAAAGATTAGCAACAAATTCAAAGGTACTATAGTCATTTTCGGTCATATTAACCCAATGTAACAAAGTCTTCAGTTTATATTCCTTTGGTAAAGCTTCGTAAGTAAAGATTAAATTATTCCCACTATGGTATTCTTCAAATCCAAGTAAAAATTTGTAAACTGCTTCATCCAAATCTTCATCTATATTTGAATTATAATTACCATTGTGATCTGTTAAATCTACTTCAAAACCTTTATAATTCTTTAGAATATTTTCTAGTGATTTTTTCAAGCCTATAATGTCTTTTGATTTAATCTCTTCTGCTACTTTACCTTGATAGATATTTTTCTCTAATACTAATCCATCAAAATCAAGGAATTTAACTGTTTTTTCATAATCAAATTTATTATAACTTATATATTTATAGTTGTCAGTATTATTAATAACCTTTTTACTAGAGAAAAAGTCACTTAGATTCTTGATAGTAGTAAAAAGCCCTCCAAAGATTCCAAAGAGCCCTATTTTAGATAAGAAATTAAATCCTTTTAAAATAGGATTATCATTATTGTTATCATTTTCTATTTTATTA
The window above is part of the Vallitalea guaymasensis genome. Proteins encoded here:
- the cdiI gene encoding ribonuclease toxin immunity protein CdiI, whose product is MEVNKYYSYFPQIKENFVLIDFFYFMSKSDFVKVIGYISERTGYSDGIKGIFFSNSFEIWDEEYFESGVMVYVNEKEVIVDNKVFQNYLRIAIDLFLDRYDGDKNTIRVLGEKISKMSFD
- a CDS encoding immunoglobulin domain-containing family protein, coding for MSSITKRVEDIDEKVIELKPMSPKMSYSDDEKLTVNNTNNWTIDNINNEIHKLSQEILQLEDDLYVTKKIVEQTVTAYKEIITSKNIVNSNDKNQSDNIINEYENKLNELNRNLNESFITIWEIYQEIYS
- a CDS encoding peptidoglycan-binding protein, which translates into the protein MNNISVNMEGLGDKISNIQNISNRVSGVGNKLASIRTGLDSDVKYRQNIDGKLRNLCREINNLEKSINRTSEFINQAITAYADVEKKLMDSFNEINEEPKADIIDLTDKIEEYYLSLSNKIADIFGVIQSTIKSSIAHLIDFFDKDSDEVITNKQPKQEDVLISMPKLEGILTYDNNKYNEYVKLMQQRLNELGYRDSRGKPLAEDGYFGDRTLEAITKFKENNKLWNFGEYEGKVGETTWEYLFVKAEPIVVNKPEEEKVKDKVQDKVQDKVQEKPKVENSTRKYGNPSYDEIVNYIEQYCDEIGLPKDIGLAIAWTESRMTQYEGDNLANANENKNKNGKVTSTDWGIMQLNDKSWSDKYDFEHIRNDWEYNVRCGLDVALNRYNEAVKRNESNIPRATYSGYNTWSNIDRYRTEKDQRDINFYTYYKTKPWESMITNEQHNIDDNHHNQQETKINTNSNYNMVDTTSWNAVKPKYTYNSGPRTPEAYNKLIDQFNVESNPRYVPRGGATYCNIYAWDISIAMGVELPRFVEINQKGNLEDATGKAIGRNLKKGYILYQDEKNATATELNANRLAIWLDAQGENYGWKEITPEEAQKRANEGYTTISCIDESPSIGHVQVVRPTPDGSDYNSEKGVYLAQAGGSSSISNGLYFKDKYESEKYYNRYKFYTHD
- a CDS encoding CdiA family toxin C-terminal domain-containing protein, coding for MSIKTRDFGKNEHTLRRCSNNISEIEDSFRSLKYSLDSDIKYRDSIGSEMLYIQKDLDKIARNLYELSDFVRNTKNQYEKTERELECLVCNLNNMTQHNKIENDNNNDNPILKGFNFLSKIGLFGIFGGLFTTIKNLSDFFSSKKVINNTDNYKYISYNKFDYEKTVKFLDFDGLVLEKNIYQGKVAEEIKSKDIIGLKKSLENILKNYKGFEVDLTDHNGNYNSNIDEDLDEAVYKFLLGFEEYHSGNNLIFTYEALPKEYKLKTLLHWVNMTENDYSTFEFVANLLPEEYYENIPPIPLKDDELGIITNENKYESSAAYEYYAKYYYPLDALNEINHWNFPEEVKRNNFYTWARLTYGSSAKEQGQEFRVGLFWGISVAPLKTVIDTIEGIYSIIKDPAQLKVFAAFMAKAIVYEEYRDALKMMITQAIEEWKNTYNEAEPFDKGCMIGSLIGEVLCAAIEGGETAASIVKFVKSGGFKKAIKGVMQTTKRLNKIIAAKLDELPDLIRSITRTKEYFEVVTPEGIIYRIDIDDLPDEKIKKFNKLVNGTSNLFSKKSLTHLTDKVEFFSKRNGVSGGHNYDMFKKYFDDVQMPYKEVKKTSHSGIDGIYDIEYKVGAKNYQGVYEADKWTSTTYKKTVYDPSKISNDDIIKWAGEALNDVTPIVTDGGQKYVKGTALNGLKFEGWVDDATGEIKSFYPVFDWNK